A window of Aeromicrobium sp. Sec7.5 genomic DNA:
GGGATGAAGAAGTACCTCACCTGACCCCGGACCCGGGTGACGGCCGCCACAGGCGGAGACTGACCGGGTGACGAGAGCGGCGACGAGCAGCGCGACACGGGCGCCGAGTCCGTGGTTCATGCTCGTCGTCGGCATGGTGGCGCAGGTCGCCGGCACGATCGCGGCGAACGCCCCCCTGTTCCTGATCCCGTACCTGTACCTCGAGCAGGGGCTGACGCTCACGCAGGCCGGACTCATCGCGGCCACCCCCGCGATCGGCACGACCGCGTCACTCGTCGCCTGGGGGGCGCTGGTCGACCGTCTGGGCGAGCGCACCGCCATGTCCCTGGGCCTCGCCGGGGTGACGGCCGCCGCCCTCGCCGCCGGGCTCGTCGACGGCTACGTGCCCCTCGCCGCCTGCTTCTTCGTGATCGGCCTGTTCGCCGGGTCCACCAACTCCGCCAGCGGCCGACTCGTGGTGGGCTGGTTCCCGGCGCACCGGCGCGGCACCGCGATGGGCGTCCGGCAGACGGCCCTGCCGCTCGGCATCGGAGCGACGGCGCTGCTCGTGCCTCCGCTCGCGACGACCTCAGGCATCGGCACGACGATGCTCGTCGTCGCCGCGATCTGCGCCGTCGCGACGGTCGGCTGCGTCCTGCTGGTCGTGGACCCACCGCGGCCCGACCGCGTCGAGGCCGCCTCGACGGGGCAGCTCGACAACCCCTACCGGCGCGACACCCGGCTGGTGCGGATCCACCTCGCGTCGACGCTGCTCGTCGTGCCCCAGTTCACGGTGTGGGGCTTCATGCTGGTCTGGCTCATCGAGACCAAGGACCTCAGCGCCGCCGGGGCCGGTGCCCTCGTCGCGGCGTCCCAGCTCGTCGGCGCCGCCGCCCGCATCGGGGTGGGCTGGTGGTCCGACCACGTCGGCAGCCGCCTGCGCCCCATGCGTCAGGTCGCCGTGGCTGCGGCGCTCGTGATGCTGCTGCTCGGCCTCGTCGAGTCGACATGGGTCGCGGTCGTCGTGATCGTCGTCGCGACGGGCGTCACGGTCGCCGACAACGGGCTGGCGTTCACGGCCGTGGCCGAGATCGGCGGACCCTACTGGGCCGGCAAGGCGATGGGCTGGCAGAACACGGGCCAGTACCTCGTCAGCGCGGCCGTGCCCCCGGTCGTCGGCGCGCTCGTGACGCACCAGGGCTACGCCACCGCGTTCCTGGTCGTCGCGGTGCTCCCGGTCCTGGCGATCCCGCTGATCCCCCGCGATCCGGCCCCGTCCGAGCCCTGATCGGGGCGGGGCGGCCGACACCTCGGCGACGACGCCCGTGAGTGATCCGTCACGTGACCTGCGGGTATGGCATGCCTTAGTGCGCGGGCCGCCTCCTCGCGAGTTAATGTCAGCCCAACTGTCAGCGTGGAGATTGGGGCCCTGATGCAGCTCGTCGCCATCATCGTGTCGGTGCTCGTGACGGCTGTCGCCGTCCCGATGATCACCCTCGCCACCGCGAAGTTCGTGCGCGTCCTGAAGGCCGGTCAACCGGTCATCGGACGTCGCGACCAGCCGGTCAAGCGAACCCTCACGATGTTCAAGGAGACCTTTCTCCACACCCGGATGACGCAAGGCCAGTTCACGGTCGTCGGCGTCATGCACTGGTTCGTCTACGCGGCGTTCCTCGTGCTGTCGACCGCGGTGTTGCAGGCGTACTTCCAGCTCGCCGATCCCGAGTTCGCGTGGCCGATCATCGGACACTTCTTCCTCTACGAGTGGATCGCCGAGGGCCTCGGACTGCTCAGCACGATCGGCATCATCTACCTGATCGCCGTGCGCCAGCGGAACCACCCGCGGCGGCTCGAGCGCGGCAGCCGCTTCTATGGCTCCACGTTCTGGCAGGCCTACTTCGTCGAGATCATGGCGCTCCTCGAGGGCGCGGCGATCCTGTTCGTCCGCGGCGCCGAGTACAAGCTCTTCGAGCTGACCGGCGACACCGACAAGGGTGGGCGCTTCCACTTCCCGTTCAGCGGGTACGTCGGCGACGCCCTGTACGGGTCGGCCGGCGAGGACGGCCTGAAGAACATCATCTTCTTCGTCGCGATGTTCAAGATCGTGCTCGCGATGGTGTGGCTCATCGTCATCGCCCGCAACATCACGATGGGCGTCGCCTGGCACCGCTTCACCGCCTGGTTCAACATCTGGTTCAAGCGTGAGTCCGACGGCGGAACCGCCCTCGGCGGCCTCGTGCCGCTCTACGTGGGCGGCGAGCCGATCGACCTGGAGAAGCTCGAGGACCTCGACGAGGACGACTTCAACAAGCTCGGCGTCGGCAAGGTCGAGGACTTCAGCTGGAAGGGCCTCCTGGACTTCTCGACCTGCACCGAGTGCGGTCGCTGCCAGAGCCAGTGCCCGGCCTGGAACACCGAGAAGCCGCTCTCGCCGAAGCTCCTCATGCTGGGCCTGCGCGAGCACGCGCACGCCAAGCTGCCGCTGCTCGACATCCCCGAGGACCAGCGCACCGAGGCGCAGGTCGCCGAGCTCGAGCGTCCGCTGATCGGCGACGCCGACGTCTACGGCGTCATCGACCCCGACGTCCTGTGGTCGTGCACCAACTGCGGCGCCTGCGTGCAGCAGTGTCCCGTCGACATCGAGCACGTCGACCACATCGACAACATGCGCCGCTACCAGGTGCTCGTGGAGTCGAACTTCCCGGCCGAGCTGAACAACATCTTCAAGGGCCTGGAGCGCAAGGGCAATCCCTGGAACATGAGCCCGAAGGACCGTCTGAAGTGGACCGACGGCCTCGACTTCGAGGTCAAGCAGGTCGGCGTCGACGTCGAGGACCTCGACGAGGTCGAGTGGCTCTTCTGGGTCGGCTGCGCCGGCGCCTACGAGGACCGCGCCAAGAAGACCACGCAGGCCGTCGCCGAGCTGCTCGACATGGCGGGCGTGACGTTCGCGGTGCTGGGCGACGGCGAGACCTGCACGGGTGACGCCGCGCGTCGCTCCGGCAACGAGATCGT
This region includes:
- a CDS encoding MFS transporter codes for the protein MTRAATSSATRAPSPWFMLVVGMVAQVAGTIAANAPLFLIPYLYLEQGLTLTQAGLIAATPAIGTTASLVAWGALVDRLGERTAMSLGLAGVTAAALAAGLVDGYVPLAACFFVIGLFAGSTNSASGRLVVGWFPAHRRGTAMGVRQTALPLGIGATALLVPPLATTSGIGTTMLVVAAICAVATVGCVLLVVDPPRPDRVEAASTGQLDNPYRRDTRLVRIHLASTLLVVPQFTVWGFMLVWLIETKDLSAAGAGALVAASQLVGAAARIGVGWWSDHVGSRLRPMRQVAVAAALVMLLLGLVESTWVAVVVIVVATGVTVADNGLAFTAVAEIGGPYWAGKAMGWQNTGQYLVSAAVPPVVGALVTHQGYATAFLVVAVLPVLAIPLIPRDPAPSEP